In the Oryza glaberrima chromosome 6, OglaRS2, whole genome shotgun sequence genome, one interval contains:
- the LOC127776744 gene encoding homeobox protein HAZ1 isoform X2, protein MDKTTTSDLVLDNDNIGSNAGSAQEPLTTNGKTSGVRNRYKQTVKRGRKGSQISPSKTYPLRSSHSNVRVLRSASKKKNETPIVPTNDNTAVQRVAKKRKRSKPLRPAPSRVLRSTSEKKNKAHNELRNDGAGVQPAEKKRKVGRPPKGGTPKDDYLMIRKRVRYVLNRMNYEQSLIQAYASEGWKGQSLEKIRPEKELERAKVEILRCKSRIREAFRNLDSLLSEGKLDESMFDSAGEISSEDIFCAACGSKDVTLKNDIILCDGICDRGFHQYCLNPPLLAEDIPQGDEGWLCPACDCKIDCIDVLNELQGVKLSIHDSWEKVFPEAASFLNGSKQIDASDLPSDDSADNDYDPTLAQGHKVDGEKSSGEDGGEGLDSDDSSSEDSESSEKEKSKTSQNGRTVDDLGLPSEDSEDGDFDPAGPDSDKEQNDESNSDQSDESDFTSDSDDFCAEIAKSCGQDEISGPSSSQIRTVDRTDGSGFDGEPNAENSNLAFMETELEQDMVLPISSKRQVERLDYKKLYNEAYGKASSDSSDDEEWYGNSTPEKGNLEDSETDSLAESPQGGKGFSRRAPVRYHNNEHTPQNVRPGGSVSDQQTEVLCSNSNGSTAKNRHFGPAINQKLKAHFKEDPYPSRATKENLAQELGLTFNQSFC, encoded by the exons ATGGATAAGACAACTACTTCTGATCTTGTTTTGGACAACGACAACATTGGGAGTAATGCTGGTTCTGCACAGGAGCCTCTTACTACCAATGGTAAGACTAGTGGGGTCAGAAATAGATACAAACAAACTGTTAAAAGGGGAAGGAAAGGCTCCCAAATATCACCAAGTAAAACATATCCCCTGAGATCTTCACATAGTAATGTCAGGGTGCTTCGCTCTGCctcaaaaaagaagaatgagacaCCTATTGTGCCCACAAATGATAATACTGCTGTTCAACGAGTTgcgaagaaaaggaaaagaagcaAACCCTTGAGACCTGCACCTAGCAGGGTGCTTCGCTCTACCTCGGAAAAGAAGAATAAGGCACATAATGAGCTTCGAAATGATGGTGCTGGTGTTCAACCAgccgaaaagaaaagaaaggtagGCAGACCCCCAAAAGGAGGAACTCCCAAGGACGATTACCTCATGATCCGAAAGCGAGTTAGATATGTTTTGAATCGAATGAACTATGAACAAAGTTTAATTCAAGCCTATGCCAGTGAAGGTTGGAAAGGTCAAAG CTTGGAAAAAATAAGACCTGAGAAGGAGCTTGAACGAGCCAAGGTGGAAATTCTGCGATGCAAGTCAAGAATACGGGAAGCTTTTCGGAATTTGGATTCCCTCCTATCTGAGGGAAAGCTGGATGAATCTATGTTTGATTCTGCTGGAGAAATATCTAGTGAAGAT ATTTTCTGTGCTGCATGTGGTTCAAAGGATGTTACATTAAAAAATGACATAATTCTTTGTGATGGAATCTGCGACAGAGGGTTCCACCAGTATTGTTTAAACCCTCCTTTGCTTGCTGAAGATA ttCCACAGGGGGATGAAGGATGGCTTTGCCCTGCATGTGATTGCAAAATTGACTGCATAGATGTATTAAATGAACTCCAAGGGGTCAAACTCTCTATCCATGACTCTTGGGAG AAAGTTTTTCCTGAGGCAGCATCCTTTTTGAATGGTTCTAAGCAAATTGATGCGTCCGATCTTCCATCAGATGATTCAGCAGACAATGATTATGACCCTACTTTGGCTCAAGGGCACAAGGTGGATGGAGAAAAATCTTCTGGAGAAGATGGTGGTGAAGGATTAGATTCTGATGACTCATCTTCTGAGGATTCTGAATCTTCTGAGAAGGAAAAGTCTAAAACTTCACAGAATGGAAGGACAGTTGATGATCTTGGTTTGCCTTCTGAGGATTCAGAGGATGGTGACTTTGATCCAGCAGGTCCAGATTCCGACAAAGAACAAAATGATGAATCAAACTCAGATCAGTCAGATGAATCAGATTTTACATCTGACTCTGATGATTTTTGTGCTGAGATTGCTAAATCCTGTGGTCAGGATGAAATCTCAGGCCCTTCATCATCACAAATCAGAACAGTCGATCGCACCGATGGAAGTGGTTTTGATGGTGAGCCTAATGCAGAAAATTCGAATCTTGCATTTATGGAGACAGAGCTAGAGCAAGACATGGTGCTACCAATTTCTAGTAAACGACAAGTTGAACGTTTGGATTACAAAAAACTGTATAAT GAGGCTTATGGTAAAGCATCATCTGATTCAAGTGACGATGAAGAGTGGTATGGAAATAGTACACCCGAAAAAGGTAATTTAGAAGACAGTGAAACAGATTCGCTTGCTGAATCACCTCAGGGTGGAAAAGGATTCTCTAGAAGAGCACCAGTTAGGTACCATAATAATGAACATACTCCACAGAATGTAAGGCCCGGTGGTTCAGTAAGCGACCAGCAAACTGAAGTACTTTGCTCCAATAGCAATGGTAGCACAGCCAAAAACAGACATTTTGGTCCTGCAATTAATCAG